A region of the Larus michahellis chromosome 4, bLarMic1.1, whole genome shotgun sequence genome:
AAGAGATTCATGGTACTACTTGAGgtgaataaaaataatcagaaatgaaCGCCTTTGAAGCATTCCACAATAACCCAagggaaaagaatttaaaaagcgGACAGAATTTTCACACTTATTCTCTTGGCTGAAGCAAAAATCAGCTTTCATATAAGCTTGTATACACATACATTGTGTTTCCAGATTTTTATTCCTCTGCATGGTAAAACTGCTGTGACAGCCACAGGAGAATTGCACTGCACACGGGTAAGCGCTTTCAGTGAAAGccgatcaaaaaaaaaaaaaaaaatcaagaaaacatcCCTGGTCAAAACCTAGCCAGCATCCAGTATTCCCTGGATATTACTACACACATTCCCAGTACGCACCTCTTAATTTTTACGCTGAAGAAGTCTACCTTCATCACCACGATCTTCAGTCAAACAAGGTTCCACATGCTTTGTTGAGATTATTTTACATGCACAGAGCTGGGCACATCTAAATATCTTGTAGAATTCAGCactactgattatttttttacatatatatatgtgtgcgtgtgtgtgtgtattttcaagtggagatttttaagtgaaaagaacAGACATTGTCTACAGCACACAGAGCCAATACATTCCAGATGTTTGTTCTCATTTCCAGCTAAACCAGTTTATATTAAATATCACAAATAAGCCTTTCAAGAGCAAGTTCAACATTTAAAGCACGACAGTGGATTGGAGAGACCAGCTCAGACTAACACTGCCATACAGATTTTGAGCCTCCAGGTCCAAGGTAATTGATTTTAGCAGAGCAGCAGCATTACAGAAAATCAGGGTTGCTGCAGCTAAATATTCGTATGATCCAAGTAAGTAAACAAGGTAGCGTAAGTAAAATCTGAGAACTGATGCATGTGTCCTGAAGTatcattttcacttaaaaaatagAAACTTAAACTCAAACTGTCTCCTCTGTCTCAATGGTGTTCACTGTCCACATCCTCTGACAACGAAGGGTGCATTGGAGCTGAATTAGACCATATCTCCGCTGGGAGCACTTTGTGGGACGTGCTCCCTGAAGCAGGGCAACAGATGAACTACTCACCTCGCTTAATGACTAGTGGAATCTTGAATTCACAGCGATGGTAACTAGAAAGTGCAAATCATAAAGCTATTAGAAAACAGAGGACCCAAAATAAACCGCACAGCACAAACTTAGAGCTCTTAATAACCAGTTTAATGAAAAGTCATATGAATAATAAATTGAGGGTCTCGATGCTAAcagattaagaagaaaagagttctcatttctgttttctgcttcaaaaaaggcagcagcctggcaatgtcttaaaataattttctaaaaggCACAAAAGCTCCTTCAGCACAAATTACTCTGCTGTTACACACAGTGGATGGAGAAATACTCAGCTTAGAAACAGTACTGCAGATTTCTCCATCACTAATGCCAACTGCCTGAAAACATGTTCGCTTTAATCAGACATCCAATCACTTGCTCCTTAACTCATATTCCTCCCCTCAAGAGTTTACGtttaaaaagtactgaaaatatgTTCAGAAGCacgaaggattttttttttttaatcactaacTGAAATAACGTCAAGAAAAAGCCTGCAGCCTACATACCAGGAAATGGACACTCTTGCTAATACAAAGTTTGCCTCTAGCAAGAGAGTTTGCACATTATAGCTGGACCAAGAACTACCTTATCTCATTTACTGCTTTAAGACATACTTGACAATATAAAggcatttagaagaaaataataataataataagaaagtGCTAATAGTGATGGCTGAAACCTCCACGGGTTACCAGATACGCCAAAGACACTCAGGAAAAAGACTACTTGAATTCTATAAAGGGAACATAAGATTTccttttcagatgttttaaagTGCTCTTTAACAGACAAGTTCTTTACACTCACATGTTAAAGTTGTAATGACCGGGATAATTTGTATGCAGGACAAATTTCTTCACTTTGTGAGTGTTTGCATCAAAGAGAATATCCTATTGAATAAAAACAGACAGACATGAAACAATTTGGATAAAAGGAAGACGGCTTTCTGCAAACCAACCCGAGATTAGCTACAATAGCACCTGCATATAACGATATGTATTTATCTCACTGGAATGTCGTATTTGAACTGGGAAAGTAGTATTTGAAAATAAGCCTATTTGTAAATTCAAATAAACGCACGTTTTCTCCAGCACCCAATCGCAACTGCAGTTTCATTTGCAAacactggccatttttctcaggAGGTCTTGTTATCCTGCTTATTATTCACAGTAACATAGACTAACGCAAAAGAGCCGTAAGGAGGGACGTGAAGGTTGAACTACATCCCACAGCTCGGCAAAGGTGCACAACTGGTGTTACGGCACACCGACCTCCTTTCTGTGGCACAGGAGCACAAGTTTTGGAAACAAGAACTAGTGTATCTACGCATCAGGCTGAGGGAGGAAACCTAAGAGAACGCAAAAGTGGTGGAGATGCTAAAACGCTGCAGATAGAATTTGCATGTGCTACAGAAAAGTCAGTGGTGTTTTTCCCATCCAGAGATTCCTAAGGCAGCAATCAAGAGTTTTGCAGTCTCACTTCCCACAGCCTTTGGCCTTTGGAAAGGATTGCTGTGTAATTAAATCAAAACTTCCCATGAATTTGCTTATGGAAGCTTCCCACTCACCACTCCAAGCGTGAAATAGTTGAAGAAGTAGTCATTGCACTTCGATGGGACCTGCTTATGGGGCGAGGGCGAATGGATTTTCATCTGCAAGACACATTAATAACAAAGACGAGCGCCATTTAAAACATCACTACATTCAAACGAATTGCCATAATCTCATTTCAAGTCCTTATTCAAATGCGTTACATAATGGTGCTTCATGACAGGACCATCAGCTGCTTGCAGCGGCACAACGATACAGCGGGGTTTTTTCTTTAGTTATCTGAAGTCAAAGGTTTACTCGTATGCGGCTACGGAAAAACATCAGGAAAGGATCCAAGTATATGCTAgttattttgcataaaatataaatataagatAGTACACACTTGCCAAGTGTCATTTGGATTCAAAAGCGCTCccatttttatcagtttttaaaCCAGTCATaatgatgcttttcctttttttttttttttttttttagtttaaacaGATTTGCATCAACTTAgcttaaaaaagctttttaaaaatcaaattctgtaACAGTTCATCCTGGCTCAATTTGTGCTACGTGGAAGTTTAACTTCACTGGCCTTGCAAAACGCAGGCCCTGTGATAAAACTGAGAGCGCGCGGAACAGAGACGAGGTCCTGCGCCCGAACGACTTCCCTCACCTTATCTTCGGACTTGTAGAAGACTTTGTGCGGAGATCCCAGGGTGCTCAGCACATCCTGGCACGAATCACCAAAGTACACACACCGCTCAAATACCCGCATCTTGGCATCGGCTAAAACACCCGGGCCACAGCCTGAGGAATggaaaacaacccaaaattcATCAGCAAATCAACACCAAGGGCTTAGCATTCCTCTGTTTATCACGAACCAGCTGCATTCTTTAGAGAACAGTGCCAAAGTAAATTTAACCCTTTATTTTGCAACAGTTTAAAACATTTATCAAGGTGATGTATATGCTGACTGTTGCAGAGCCCCATCTTCACCTCCGACTTCAGCAACGCTGCCTTCACTGCCTCACCATTCACGGCGGCGTCACTTGCTGTCCTAGTCAGTCTCGGTTTCCCATCAGCTGGTGAGTAGAAGTACCAGGAATTATTTACTTCTATCCTTAAAATGTTCTGCTTTAGCAACTAGAGATGTATCCCCAGCTAAAAAAGTACAGCCTGTGAAGCGAAATTCTTCATCCACATTGACTATGAGAAAACATACATTCTTTACTCAAGATTCCCAGAGCTCAGTAAATCAATAGCAAATCAGTTCCTGGGCAAACAGTGTTAAAAACAGATCTTACTGAACAGCCCTCGCATAGACGAATGGCTGACATCCGTTACTAGATGTGAAGAAATGGAAAGATCTTACAGGGTGCGACCCCAATTGCCTTCAGGAGCACAGCATCTTATATTTAGGAGAATGCACGCGCACCTATGCAGCAATTATTCAAAATATGGGACGTGCTCTAAACACACACTTAGCTTTTATCACTATACATTATTTATTTCGCCAGTTacccaataaaataaatcagaaatatcTGATTGAGTCATCCTTGATTTCTTAAGCAAGAGTTACTTCACGTTAATACATTTTGAAGAGAAATTTGTGCTGGAACAGGTGTATAATATGTTCTATAAAGGAGCTTCTGCAAACTTTAGCAAGACAAGAACAGCACATGTCCAGATTGCCCCTCTGCAAGTTTTAGTCTGAACATTAGTGGTATATTTTATTCGTTGACAACATTTCCCTTAAGctgcacatatatatttttaactaaaCTTGACACTCTACCTTAGAGGTGTCCAATTCCTCAAAATCATTTCTATTATTAAGATGTTACAGCTAACTCCTTCCCTAGCACACGAGGATATACGTTCCCTGTCTTAGGCAGCTCTCCATTATCTTCCTCTGTAAAGAGAGAAGCAAAGTAACTTGAAAACATCTGCTCCATTTttagtcataatttttttttcttcatcttaagttttctccttttcaagTTTTGCATATTGGGAACGTACTCCAAGCGTTTCCTCAATATACACACACATAGTAACCAGAAGAGGTGAAAAGCCGAGCCCGCTAATGAAAATTGTTAAAGAcatctcagtatttttttcttaaaaatattgtcAAGTCTCAAGTTGTGGCGACTGAACAAGGCTCCTCCGCAGTCATATTATCTTTCCCTAATTTCTAAGCCCTCCGTCTCCGAAAGGACACACAAGGAGAAGGCCCTCATCAGCCTCTGTCGCTTTCACTGCTGCCTCTTACAGCAAACAAAAATGGAATTGAATTTAAAGCACAGTCTAAGGCTGCGGCATTGATGTAGTCTCTTgctggcatttttaaaagctttccagaATTAATCACAAAAACATCAGCATTATACAGCTGACTGGAAACTCAGAAAAAGCACACGTACATAAGGTTTCTTGATTTCTCGTGGTTTTTCCCCATGATGTACTGGCATCTGTTTTATTTATACATGCACCTGGAGTCAAATTCCATTTCTGCAAGCAGACTCTCAGGACTTGGAGCCACAGAGGACAGGGCTACAGCCCACTGTGATTTCTTCAGGACCAGGGAAACGCAGCAACAGCCAGACTCACCTTCCCAGGGGTTTTATTGGGTTTTGTTTCCAATAGTTCAAAATAAGATACAGAAAACCCTTTGAAATCACCTGTAAAATCATCACAAATAACCCACGCTTAATTTAtacaggctggatgaggctttgaacagcctggtctagcgggaggtgtccctgcccagcacagaggggttggaactggatgatctttaaggttccttccaacccgaacaattCTGTGATTATCCCTCTTTTCCTGAGGGAAACAACCAGTTCAGTGTTCTGAGTGTCACTAATACCTGCAGTGAGTAGGCGAAGCCGTAAACCTGAGGGTCCAGTTCCATCTCTCAGAACATCAACGTTCTCAGCGTACACGTTACCAAGGAAACAGCTGAGGGGCATCAAAGGAGCCCTGCAACcaatcacacaaaaaaacctgTATAGGATTCGCTTAATCTTCAAATTTTCCATTAACAAGCTGGTGCTGGTTCACTGGAACAGAGCACTTTAATTTTGACAAACCTGCATTTAACtcagactgaaaattaaaagttATACTAAACACAAGGATCAGAAAGtctgggggaaaaggaagaggaacaaCCAGGCAGCCCTCAAACGCAGGACCTTTACTATTAATGAAACAAAGAGCAAGTTTCAAAGACTCCAGAAATTACAGAAACTGTATCTAGCCTCTGGATGCCTCCTATGAGGACGTAACTTCAGACTTCTCTTGGGAAAGTTGAAGTTGGACGGTTTTTACAGGCACCTGCTCCTTGCACTAGGCGTACCAcccaaaggcagcagaaaagccatCGCAGGGATGCTCGCGCTGCTCTTGGGAAGGTACCACAGCCCAGAACATGAACTCGGCTTGTGCAGGTACGTCGCGAACGGTGGTGCTGCTTTCCTGGGACAGTTCTCATTTTAATTCAATTACAACATTTTTTGATAAAATTGTTAACGGCCCCAAGAAAGACATTTTCAATGGAAAGGCTGCTTCCCTGTGTGTTAGTTTGTATATGCTCTGTAAAATTCACTTTTCTGATGTGAATTTCTCCTCTGTGTAAGTGACTTGAGCTAAAAGTCAGGCTTTGAGCTCTCACACCCGCCCAGAGCCCCATGCGACAATTAGTGCTCTCACTAAAGCCCACCATGTCACGGACAACAACGTTTCTCTGCAGTGCATTTATTTCTAATTAGGAGGCAATGTCTGCATAAACAAGGTTCCCTCCCTTCCGAGCAGCGATCCACAGAGGTGTTAATCACCTCCAAGCATTAAAACAGAACTGCCTCTGCAAAAACTACCACCTCATCATTTGGGTATTTATAGCTGGATGGAAGATTACAGAAgtcctttcaatttttcttaGTAAAGGAACGTCAGGAACAATGGTTTTAGAAAGAGCAAAACGTCAGATGTTGTACaataaattactgtttaaaaGAAGACAGAACACAACACCATAGAAAACATTAactatattaaaatacaattctTACGTTAGTATTAAGGCATGAAGATCAGTTTCCTCAGAATAGTAAGTTCGGTCAGGTAAAGGCAAATATATTGAATATATGATAGATTATACATAGGGCTTAAGCCTGAAAATACgtattttattacttttgtcGAGCGACAGAGTTTAAGGCCCTTGGTTGCTGTGACATACATAGTACCAATACCGTAACAAAAAGACTGACTGCCTACACCAAGTTTGGTTTGCCTTGGCATGCAAACGAGATCTGGAGTAATACTAGCCTAACTGCAGCTCTTACTAGATTCCCTACATTTCCTCCTTTACTTAATGAATTCCTTTTCAGGTCAGTCGAATTAGCCTGCTGCAGCTGGGCCAAGCTGACTTGATAGCGACAGACATCAAACCAACACTTGGTCATAAGGCCTGAGGACAATACCCATAGAAATGTGAGAGGCTGGTACCTAAAGGCATTCCGCACACTACCAAATTCATGAGAGACCCAAACGGAACTAAAAAACTAGGTATATAAGATTATATTTAGCATTCGCAAAGCCCTAAACAAATGAGTTGGAAAAAGTATATTCTAAGTGATGAAACCGGCATGTACGTACTTGGTATCCTGCAGACTGTTTCCGTTGTAGATGTACATACGTTTCACAGTCGCACCATGCGGAATTTGCAGAGAGGCTAGGCCATGGGCAAAGTTAGGCTGTGGATGTACAAAGTCATTCTTGTTACATGACACAGGAGAAACTTCAGGTCAAAGTTAAAATTGCATTAGAAATATAATATATGCTAACCAATTCAGATAAATCTCTAGCCAAAGACACGGGAGAGGGCAAAAAACcgaacaaccaccaccaccccttgtAGATGTGTTTCTTTACATTCCGCCACTCCCGCATTCCCAGGCTGGGGTGAAGTGCTCGCTATGTTTATCCACCAGGAGATGGCACTAGTCTAACAATTAGCCATGAGCCTATTGAGAATTCCGGTTTTCTTGGTCTGATCACTGGCAACTAGCAATATAAAAGTATCTGTGCTGATATGCTAGACTGAAGTTCTAAGAAATCAGCTATCTAAAAGGtagaaattcttttttctctcccactgcATTAATTTCAGCCGTTTAACATTTTTGCTGGTTTGTAAAATGCCTTTATCCGATTAACCGAGATTCATTCATTCAATAGATTTTCTGCTCTCCTTATCACCACATTCTGACACGTATTCTTTTCATAGGGATTTTGAGCGTTTTCTTCAAATAGAAAGTGTGCTAAGGAGGTCAGCTTCATTCTTTCATGGCAGTAAGAGTGGATTTCCTTCAACTTTGAAGATGACAAGACCTTTCTTCAATGCTATCAACATACTCTGCTGGCATTGGACAGAAAAGACTTAGCTTTGTCACAAGCAGTCAACAAGACCAAAATGCATGATATGAAAACTGTTATCCTGGTCTACATTAGCAGGACACCACTTAAGGTAAACACAAAAAGctattcttattaaaaaaaaaacaaaaacaaaccaacaacaacccaGGGCAATAACCTTCACTGCTGTAGGGATTTAGCAGCAAATGGCCAGTACCTAACAAACCTAGAGACGCCCTGATTTCCGTCCTCTTTCTGAACTTGCCCAGAACACGACAACTTGAAAACACAGCCTTCTGACTTTGTCAGACTTCAGATTCCTTTTTAACACACAAATGCCTTAGCAACAGAGGAATCTTCTCCAGAGCCATGGAAGTGCCATATATGCCTCTCTCCTTAACAGAAAGGGAGTAGGTTTTCACGTGCTCCTCACCTACAGTTCGTTACTACCTAtctaaaaaacccaaagttttccTCTGAGTTTTTTCATTTCTATAAGCAGAGATTACACTGCTTTGCTAACTCATTTAGCATTCCTGTATGATCCTGTCTGAGCTCAAAAGATTTTGGCATCTTCGAATATCCTTTCATTCTTTATTCAGCCTTATCCTAACGCTGAATCCTTAATTCAGCCTTATCTTCCAGTCTCCCCAGAAGACTCCACAAACAACAGTCATCTTTCCTCTGGACTGTTTCATACTACCCTGTTTTCTAAACTATCCTAACTATTTCTACCTATTCCTAATCCTGGGGAAATTTCACCTTCCATTCTGTGCAAGCAACattttactatttatttactGTTCCATTTACTATTGAACAACTGGATGAAAGACGTTgagaatgcaaaattattttctgcactgTTCTATCGCTGTTCTGACAGCTATAAAGTAGTAAATCATCACACGATCTCCCTCAGAGTATTTGAGCCAAGCATTCTCTAACTATCCCTAGTTATTTTCTTAGTTAACTGAACCACGTACCAAGACAAGACACACAGATGCAACGGCTAACATTGATGCTAGCaattttatttaacatcttttCAAATCTTCAGAATAACAATTGACTGACCTAGCAGCTCGGCCATTTAATTCATAAATGCCCTCGGAACTCTTACATGAAAAGCAAGTACTTTTTGTTGGGCCGTTCCTTCTGTTTGGCTTCCTAGGTTTCTATTTACCTTCCAATATTTCCGAAGCCCAACTGACCTTCACTGCTCCTAAATAGTAACTTCCCCTGGTTACCCCCTGTTCTCTCACATGTCAACACACAACTACTGAAGTACTAGGTTGTGACACAAAGACATGTTGGTTGATTTCTCCCACTTTGTTTTGGCTCTTTAGatgctcctctttctttttcactgGTAAGCCTAGATAATACAACTGAGAGCGTTTCCATCCTCTCACAAAACAAATTATACATACATTTTTGTTAGTATAGGTGGGAATCACAGAAGACCTGATCTTGTTTCCTCTATAGACAGTGATTTCCAAAGATTTCAGAGAACATGGTAATACGTTCAATTATTCAGTAACTCATCCAAACATCTGATGCATATGCAGACAGGCATTACAAATAAAGCTCATTCATCCGGCTTTCTAAAAGCACTCATACTGAAGAACACTTaagatgaaaacatattttatgaaCTCTAACCTAGTTTAGTTGCACAATCACTTTGATGAGATTCAAAAATATCTGATAAAAGAACAGCCTTCCTGCAGATTGCTTAACATTTACGTATTTGCATAGGCAGCGCTCATATTTTTAGAGGACTCCTTTCAACAGCAGAACTGCTAGTCCCAGTTCATGATGCAAGCAAAACCTCTAAGCACATGCCTCtgctaaaaagcagaaaatttttaACTTCTAAATGATTACATAGCATGAATAAGAGCACAACAGAGGAGTTAAATTCCTTCCAAATTACTGGTTTCTTTTGCTTGCAGGCGAGACATGCTGTAGGTGATATTTTGCAAGTACCATAGAGGCAAAAAAGACTATCCATTAAATCAGAATGATTGCTGACCTCGTACTTCGGAGTTTCAGTCCAGGAGtctaactgaaaagaaaatgacagtCCTCTGAAATTGAGGTGAAAGAGTTGCTCAGCGGAATTATACactaaaagggaaaagaaagagaacagagtTATTGAAATAAACTAAGAATCCTTCAGTTCAAATCTAACAGCACTTCCATCACCTCAATGGATTTACTACGTCTCAAAATGTGGGAGGAACACGATTACACAGGACAGTAAtaatttgccttttaatttgTTGCAGTAGAAACACAGCAATAAGAGAAACCTTAGATTCATTACAATAAGAATTGCCTATGTAAGCCAGCCGGCACTAACCTATCCCTAATGATACAACTATACAATATGTCACAATCAACCACACCTTAATATGCCTAAAGTAGTTTAAACAGCTACTATTAGTACAAAACAATTCTGTTCATTGTTATGTGAAACACTTGTCCAACATCAACCAGTAACTCCTTTAGACAGATGCGGCCAGAACGCTGACAAACTCCGTGTTTCACACCAGCGGGAAGCACGTGCCCGAGCCAGGGCTCACAGGTACCTCCCTGCCACTTCCACCTCTCCTTCCCGAGCAAGGGGAGCTCCAGCTCGCAAAGCTGGAGTAACGTGGCATGAGGAGGAAATGCTTCAGTCACGCAGGTCCTAGGCGTTTACAATGAGAACTAAAATAGTGCCACCAGAAACACCAAACCATTCGGTCAGCTTTTACAGAGAGCAGTAATAAATTAGGACACGCACAGATTTCCAGCTGTCATCACGCCACGAGATGTCCTGATTTATTGCAATAAATTGCACATCATGAACTATAAACGGCAATAAAAGTCACCCCAGTACTTACTCTAACAAGACATACTCTTTTGTGAGATTGTGGAACGCTTTAAAAACACTCCCACGGGACTGGGAGCTTGGGAACAGTTTGGGAATTGATGCTACCAAATGTCAACCTGTGCCCAGTAGCTGCTGGGGGAACATAGTGTTCCTGTAACACACAGAAGCTAGTTCATTTGCAAACCAGTCTGAAAACAGCACAGGCAAAAGACAATAAACAAACTGCTTTATTCCACTTTACCAAAGGAAATTggttccattttctctttttttttcttaccattttatATTTAAGATTACATGGCATAGCGAGAAAATGCATAATAATATATACtattattttctccccccccccccccccccccgcacaaaGTGCCTTTCAAATGTTCAGCTTGAAAGACATGTCACAAGATATCTGGACAATACCAGACTGCCCAGGATAGAAAAATAATAGTTGAGCAATAAGCATTAAGTTTTCAAAAGTTATCATTTGCCTTTTCTGTAGAATGTGCTGGTTAAGAGCATTTTCCCTCCTTGTCACTCAAAGGAAAACGTGTGGGGAGAGGGAAATGTTTTGATCTGGAGGAAAATTACACAAATCTCTCTCATGTGATAAATTATGATGCATCTTTTCCAAAGCCCACAGCCAGCTGGAGAAGTGTTTTTCCCCTAGTCATGCCAAGTGTGATATCTGATTATAAAAATCGCATCAGTTCCCATCGCCTGCAACATTTGTTGATGTTTAGGCTTAAAGGGCAAGGAATGTTTTTATCCTTTGGAAGTTCTCTCATGTCTCCCTCAAGACTATATGTCACAACCACATGACTGAAGAAGGTaagcctttattttatttcagtttatgaaCTACATGGGTACCCTGTAGAATAATTCCATTCAAAATTGCTGACAGAAGCAAAAAGACTCCGGGTGAAGGAAGGGGAGAGCGCCTGCCttccaggagagcagcagagcgTGACCAGCTGGAAGACATTTCTGTAGAGCCGGACAGGACAAAGCCACCGCCACCAGCAAGCCTGCACAACGGACACAGTTCTGACAAAAGCAGATCCAGAAGTCAAGTCTTCCTGGTAACAAGCACAAGAATTTTCTGGCACCCCAGGGGAGCTTGGGCAACCTCTGAAGTCTCCGAGAGCTACAGAGTTAGAAGACAGCATCCCCCCCTCCTTGCCAGGAGGGAAGGATGGCTTTTTCTTTCTACCTTATGGCTTCAGTTCAACCCCACAGCCTTTATCTGTGCTGAACGGCACTTCGGCAAACAGCCGCATCCACGAGGCTGTGGAACAGGATGTGATTTCAACAGCCCCACCGGCAGGAGCAAGCGCTCCCCAGCAGGAGGTCAGGTCAGAGAATCATGGAAATGCGGGATGAAATCTTGGCTTGGGTGAAGCTATCGACCTCCAAAGTAGTCATATTTCAGCCAGCCCCATGACAAAGATACTACAAAGTTTCAAACTAACATTGGCCAAAAAGTAATGAAGCCGCTTGCAATTTTCCTGAtgactcttcttttttaaaaccactgaTTTGGCAAAACCAAACCTGCTCACTGAAGGTCGGTTTCAACACAAAACCGTTGCTAACCTTTTGAAATATGTTCTGAAACTATCACTGTATCCTGTTGCAGGAAAGGTCTGCTGCAACCACCTTGGTTTTAAGCGAAagagaatattttgtttgaaactCTAGTGGAGGttaacacagaaataaacaacaaaatacttttaaacttAAAGGACTTGCATTGGGGTTTCGGAGGAGCATCGgtccagagaagaaaagggatgGTTATGTCGTACTTTCATTCATGAGAGCCGGCATTTGGTACTTTGGCCACGTTAAGAGGAAGGTTTCTCTTCCCcacctttctctccccaccccagctcaAATACTTGTGGGACGTGAAAACACCATCATCATCCCTCCCACATGCTGAAAACTATGgtggttttttgccttttctgttttagaaaacacaaagaaaaaaaagaattatcaaaAACTTGAATTGCATGATACAAACTGT
Encoded here:
- the PHAF1 gene encoding phagosome assembly factor 1 isoform X2: MLDLEVVPERSLGNEQWEFTLGMPLAQAVAILQKHCRIIKNVQVLYSEQSPLSHDLILNLTQDGIKLLFDAFNQRLKVIEVYDLTKVKLKYCGVHFNSQAIAPTIEQIDQSFGATHPGVYNSAEQLFHLNFRGLSFSFQLDSWTETPKYEPNFAHGLASLQIPHGATVKRMYIYNGNSLQDTKAPLMPLSCFLGNVYAENVDVLRDGTGPSGLRLRLLTAGCGPGVLADAKMRVFERCVYFGDSCQDVLSTLGSPHKVFYKSEDKMKIHSPSPHKQVPSKCNDYFFNYFTLGVDILFDANTHKVKKFVLHTNYPGHYNFNIYHRCEFKIPLVIKRDSADSQTETCTTYSKWDSIQDLLGHPVEKPVVLHRSSSPNNTNPFGSTFCFGLQRMIFEVMQNNHIASVTLYGPTRPSSQLRTSDLPQ